In Arthrobacter citreus, a genomic segment contains:
- a CDS encoding Gfo/Idh/MocA family oxidoreductase has protein sequence MPQAETTPLRIGMVGYAFMGAAHSHAWRSAHRFFDLPLTPELTALAGRNATAVEEAARKMGWSSTETDWRALIERDDIDLIDICSPGNTHAEIAIAALRAGKHVLCEKPLANTVAEAEEMTEAAQEAARNGVFAMCGYSYRRTPALALAKRMVDDGRLGKIRQVRAQYLQDWLSDENAPLTWRLDRNLSGSGALGDIGAHIIDAAQFVTGQQITGVSALLETFTRRRPVGGDFVGLGGHGDTGADQEMGDVTVDDAAIFTARFDGGPIGVFEATRAALGRKNAMRLEVNGTLGSLAFDFEDMNFLQFYDATDRSGEQGFHRIMVTEPEHPYVGNWWPTGHGLGYEHGFTHQVVDLVTALAAGSQPTPSFADALQVQRVLGAVEDSAAADSRWTPVESEPSMARTAFTTTAEEIR, from the coding sequence ATGCCGCAGGCAGAAACCACCCCGCTTCGGATCGGGATGGTCGGGTACGCCTTTATGGGCGCCGCACATTCACACGCATGGCGCAGCGCCCACAGGTTTTTCGACCTTCCGCTGACCCCTGAGCTGACGGCTCTCGCCGGCCGCAACGCCACAGCGGTGGAGGAGGCGGCCCGGAAGATGGGATGGTCCTCCACCGAAACGGACTGGCGGGCGCTGATCGAACGCGACGACATCGATCTCATCGACATCTGCTCGCCCGGCAACACCCATGCCGAAATAGCCATTGCCGCGCTGCGCGCCGGAAAACACGTGCTGTGCGAAAAGCCGCTGGCCAACACCGTTGCCGAGGCCGAAGAAATGACGGAGGCAGCCCAGGAAGCGGCACGCAATGGCGTGTTCGCCATGTGCGGCTACTCCTACCGCCGCACCCCGGCCCTCGCCCTGGCCAAGCGCATGGTCGACGACGGAAGGCTGGGGAAAATCCGCCAGGTGCGCGCCCAGTACCTGCAGGACTGGCTCTCGGATGAAAACGCGCCCCTGACCTGGCGCCTGGACCGCAACCTGTCCGGATCCGGCGCACTGGGCGACATTGGCGCGCACATCATCGATGCAGCTCAGTTCGTCACCGGGCAGCAAATCACCGGCGTCTCCGCGCTGCTGGAAACCTTCACGCGCCGCCGCCCGGTGGGAGGCGACTTTGTTGGGCTCGGCGGCCACGGGGACACCGGTGCGGACCAGGAAATGGGCGACGTGACCGTGGACGACGCCGCCATCTTCACCGCACGGTTCGACGGCGGTCCCATCGGCGTCTTCGAAGCAACCCGCGCCGCGCTGGGACGCAAGAACGCGATGCGCCTGGAAGTGAACGGCACCCTCGGCTCCCTCGCCTTCGACTTCGAAGACATGAACTTCCTGCAGTTCTATGACGCCACCGACCGCAGCGGCGAACAGGGGTTCCACCGGATCATGGTCACTGAACCAGAGCACCCCTACGTGGGCAACTGGTGGCCCACCGGCCACGGGCTGGGCTACGAGCACGGGTTTACGCACCAGGTCGTGGATCTGGTGACCGCGCTGGCGGCCGGAAGCCAGCCCACGCCGTCGTTCGCTGACGCCCTGCAGGTCCAGCGCGTGCTCGGCGCCGTCGAGGACAGCGCAGCCGCCGACAGCCGGTGGACCCCGGTGGAGAGTGAACCATCGATGGCACGAACAGCCTTTACAACCACAGCAGAGGAGATCCGATGA
- a CDS encoding ThuA domain-containing protein codes for MSTTRQALVVRGGWDGHQPVEATDLFLPHLRENGFEIRIEESPKIYADADYMASVDLIVQCNTMNTIEREEFEGLRAAIEAGTGMAGWHGGIADSYRNNSDYLHLIGGQFACHPGKHPDERVGDASDNFIDYTVNMLPAAADHPITAGIGDFDLRTEQYWVLTDDYLDVLATTTLPAREWDAWHRPVTCPAIWTRSWGKGRIFVTTPGHSVEILQDPNVTTIIERGMLWASR; via the coding sequence ATGAGCACCACACGCCAGGCCCTCGTTGTCCGGGGCGGCTGGGACGGACATCAGCCCGTTGAAGCCACCGACCTCTTTCTGCCGCACCTCCGGGAGAACGGTTTCGAGATTCGAATCGAGGAATCCCCGAAGATCTACGCCGATGCGGACTACATGGCCAGTGTCGACCTGATTGTCCAGTGCAACACCATGAACACCATTGAGCGGGAGGAGTTCGAGGGCCTGCGGGCCGCCATTGAAGCCGGAACCGGCATGGCCGGCTGGCACGGCGGTATTGCTGATTCCTACCGCAACAACTCGGATTACCTCCACCTGATCGGCGGACAGTTCGCCTGCCATCCGGGCAAGCATCCGGACGAGCGGGTCGGTGATGCCTCGGATAATTTCATCGACTACACAGTCAACATGCTTCCGGCCGCCGCCGATCATCCCATCACCGCCGGAATTGGGGACTTCGACCTGCGGACGGAACAGTACTGGGTGCTCACTGACGACTACCTGGACGTCCTGGCCACCACCACGCTTCCGGCGCGGGAATGGGATGCCTGGCACCGCCCCGTCACCTGCCCGGCCATCTGGACCCGCTCGTGGGGCAAGGGACGTATTTTCGTCACGACGCCGGGACATTCCGTGGAAATCCTGCAGGACCCGAACGTCACCACCATCATTGAAAGGGGCATGCTGTGGGCCAGCCGCTAA
- a CDS encoding Gfo/Idh/MocA family oxidoreductase: MVGCGNISAAYLETFPGLDAVTLTAVADLDMDRAREVAAAHPGVRALTVEELLADDDVDLVLNLTIPAAHADVALKAIAAGKHVYGEKPLAASTAEGEAMLQAAEAAGLILGSAPDTVLGTGIQTARRAIDEGLIGSPVSATATMVTPGHERWHPNPDFYYVPGGGPLLDMGPYYVSALVTLLGPVSSVIGAASSTRSSRIIGSGHRAGEVIPVSTPTHVTGVLTHESGALSTLVMSFDAVATHSANIEVHGEIGSLTVPDPNRFDGDVQLRTLDSDGWEVLPVSAGYPHASRGIGLQDLARTPAGELPRASGELAFHVLEVMEAVLTSADAGAAVAIRSTCGRPPAVELSHTVEEEVKSLR, from the coding sequence ATGGTGGGCTGCGGAAACATCAGCGCCGCCTACCTGGAAACCTTCCCCGGCCTGGACGCGGTGACCCTCACCGCCGTCGCGGACCTGGATATGGACCGCGCCCGCGAAGTGGCCGCAGCGCACCCCGGAGTCCGTGCACTCACCGTGGAGGAACTCCTGGCCGACGACGACGTGGATCTTGTCCTGAACCTGACCATTCCGGCCGCGCACGCGGACGTCGCGCTGAAAGCCATCGCCGCCGGCAAACACGTGTACGGCGAGAAACCGCTGGCGGCCAGCACGGCAGAGGGTGAGGCCATGCTGCAGGCCGCGGAGGCGGCGGGCCTGATCCTGGGCTCAGCGCCGGACACGGTCCTGGGCACCGGCATCCAAACCGCGCGCAGGGCCATCGATGAGGGGCTCATTGGGTCACCCGTCTCCGCCACTGCCACCATGGTCACCCCGGGGCATGAGCGGTGGCATCCGAATCCCGATTTCTATTACGTTCCGGGCGGCGGGCCGCTGCTGGACATGGGACCGTACTACGTCTCTGCCCTGGTCACCCTGCTGGGACCGGTCTCCTCGGTCATCGGCGCAGCCAGCAGCACGCGCAGCAGCCGGATCATCGGTTCCGGGCACCGCGCCGGCGAAGTCATCCCGGTCAGCACCCCCACCCATGTGACGGGTGTCCTGACCCATGAGTCAGGTGCACTGTCGACGCTGGTCATGAGCTTCGATGCGGTGGCCACCCATTCGGCGAACATTGAAGTCCACGGCGAAATCGGATCCCTGACGGTTCCGGATCCCAACCGGTTCGACGGCGACGTCCAGCTGCGCACGCTCGACAGCGACGGCTGGGAGGTGCTCCCGGTATCCGCTGGCTACCCGCACGCCTCACGCGGCATAGGCCTTCAGGATCTGGCCCGGACCCCGGCAGGGGAGCTGCCCCGGGCCAGCGGTGAATTGGCGTTCCACGTCCTCGAGGTCATGGAAGCGGTGCTTACTTCGGCTGACGCTGGCGCTGCGGTGGCGATCCGCAGCACCTGCGGGCGGCCGCCCGCCGTCGAGCTTTCCCACACCGTGGAAGAGGAGGTCAAGAGCCTGCGCTAG
- a CDS encoding glycosyltransferase family 2 protein: MTAVDVPPEADLRKSGYLRTFPKMQGRFTARATIACVVPAYNEEDTIVDVLKALLKQTRLPDVIHVVVNNTDDETFFLAREFAGPHEHTYQDVTYRTEVFVHDIGVNGDKKVGALNYGFSQVCDDFDYFLGVDGDTVVDKHAVQQLEEEILSDPRIGGVSAIYTVAEPETKGFIAKFLAAGQRAQFAAFNMDNLLRGRNMAVLGGQCSILSMTALQNVLLENRQATPWVKDSEVEDSLVSLQIKNIGYATKISARARASVGGMDTFRSLDGQQVKWNYGAIDLMWPGQRSNTAGQPFHPNLRLRWSENVSMLFNIMTRAAFIILLVASLSIGAYVFYPVWLIPPLVAVLLNLRIALSVQSRSPRDIAFALLAVPAEVYLWLRMGHFVRAWAKFFSSRQTDNWAAQARAERGAGYAFLMPAVVALIIGAGMVYAWSQLPVDLQSAILSIGWPVLYITTMVQTAFMLRKALRRHRGFRV; this comes from the coding sequence ATGACTGCAGTTGACGTTCCACCGGAGGCGGATCTTCGTAAATCGGGATATTTACGGACCTTCCCCAAAATGCAGGGCCGGTTTACGGCCAGGGCGACAATTGCCTGCGTGGTTCCCGCGTACAACGAGGAAGACACCATCGTCGACGTGCTCAAGGCCCTCCTGAAGCAAACCAGGCTGCCCGATGTCATCCACGTTGTCGTCAATAACACAGACGACGAAACATTCTTCCTGGCGCGTGAATTCGCCGGACCCCATGAACACACCTATCAGGACGTCACCTACCGGACTGAAGTCTTTGTCCACGATATTGGGGTCAACGGGGACAAAAAAGTTGGCGCCCTCAACTACGGCTTTTCCCAGGTCTGCGACGATTTTGATTACTTCCTGGGTGTTGACGGTGACACCGTGGTGGATAAGCACGCGGTGCAGCAGCTCGAGGAAGAGATTCTGAGCGATCCGCGCATCGGCGGAGTTTCAGCGATCTACACGGTGGCCGAACCTGAAACCAAGGGATTTATCGCCAAGTTCCTCGCAGCGGGTCAGCGCGCGCAATTTGCGGCATTCAACATGGATAACCTGCTGCGTGGCAGGAACATGGCCGTTCTTGGCGGCCAGTGCTCAATCCTGTCCATGACGGCGCTGCAGAATGTTCTGCTGGAAAACCGCCAGGCCACACCGTGGGTTAAAGACTCGGAAGTGGAGGATTCACTGGTCTCGCTGCAAATCAAGAACATTGGGTATGCCACGAAGATCTCAGCCCGCGCCCGCGCTTCCGTGGGCGGCATGGACACCTTCCGGTCCCTGGACGGGCAGCAGGTCAAGTGGAACTACGGCGCCATCGACCTCATGTGGCCGGGCCAGAGAAGCAACACGGCGGGCCAGCCGTTTCATCCGAATCTCAGGCTGCGGTGGAGCGAGAACGTCTCAATGCTGTTCAACATCATGACCCGGGCCGCTTTCATCATCCTGCTGGTCGCGTCCCTGAGCATCGGAGCCTACGTGTTCTATCCGGTCTGGCTCATTCCTCCGCTGGTGGCCGTATTACTGAACCTGCGCATTGCGCTCTCGGTCCAATCCCGGTCCCCGCGCGACATCGCGTTCGCGCTGCTGGCCGTGCCTGCCGAGGTATATCTGTGGCTGCGGATGGGGCATTTTGTCCGCGCCTGGGCCAAGTTCTTCTCCAGCCGCCAGACCGACAATTGGGCGGCACAGGCACGCGCTGAACGGGGCGCCGGGTACGCCTTCCTGATGCCCGCCGTCGTCGCACTGATCATTGGTGCCGGCATGGTGTACGCATGGTCACAGCTGCCGGTTGACCTGCAATCAGCCATCCTCTCCATCGGCTGGCCCGTCCTGTACATCACCACCATGGTCCAGACCGCCTTCATGCTTCGGAAGGCACTGCGCCGGCACCGCGGTTTCCGGGTATGA
- a CDS encoding sugar ABC transporter permease has translation MIAAVPPAALPAAAGGSKAQGKGQGSASSRGKTGTLWWLVLPALFFFVVFAVVPLVGVFVLSFANWDGIGAISLAGIGNWLSVLGDPVMHNALRLTFLIMIVSWLVQTPLSLLLGVFTAGSQKYRALLAVLYFLPLLLSSAAIAIAFKALLDPNFGLAEGLNLPVLAQDWLGHPQLVLLVVIFVIAWQFVPFHTLIYQGGVRQIPKSLYEAAEIDGAGKIKQFFHITLPQLKYTIITSSTLMVVGSLTYFDLIFVLTAGGPGNSTRILALDMYLTGFRANLMGPASVLAVILVLIGLALALALQRLGGKGSSGSQLEGM, from the coding sequence ATGATCGCTGCCGTTCCGCCGGCCGCGCTCCCCGCCGCGGCCGGCGGCTCCAAGGCACAGGGGAAGGGCCAGGGCTCGGCGTCCAGCCGCGGCAAAACCGGCACCCTGTGGTGGCTGGTCCTGCCTGCATTGTTCTTCTTTGTGGTCTTCGCCGTCGTTCCGCTGGTGGGCGTCTTTGTGCTCAGTTTCGCGAACTGGGACGGCATCGGGGCCATATCCCTGGCCGGCATTGGGAACTGGCTGTCAGTCCTGGGCGATCCCGTGATGCACAACGCCCTGCGGCTGACCTTCCTCATCATGATCGTCTCCTGGCTGGTCCAGACGCCGCTGAGCCTTCTGCTGGGCGTCTTCACCGCCGGAAGCCAGAAGTACCGGGCTCTTCTCGCCGTCCTGTACTTCCTGCCGCTGCTGCTGTCCTCGGCTGCCATCGCCATTGCCTTCAAGGCGCTGCTGGACCCCAACTTCGGGCTGGCCGAGGGCCTGAATCTTCCTGTCCTCGCACAGGACTGGCTGGGACACCCGCAGCTGGTGCTGCTGGTGGTCATCTTCGTCATCGCCTGGCAGTTTGTTCCGTTCCACACGCTCATCTACCAAGGCGGCGTGCGGCAAATCCCGAAGTCGCTGTACGAGGCCGCGGAGATCGACGGCGCCGGCAAGATCAAGCAGTTTTTCCACATCACCCTTCCGCAGCTGAAGTACACCATCATCACGTCCTCCACCCTGATGGTCGTGGGGTCGCTGACCTACTTCGACCTCATCTTCGTGCTGACGGCGGGCGGACCGGGAAACTCCACCCGCATCCTGGCCCTGGACATGTACCTCACGGGATTCCGGGCCAACCTCATGGGCCCGGCGAGCGTCCTCGCCGTGATCCTGGTGCTCATCGGCCTGGCCCTGGCACTGGCCCTGCAGCGCCTGGGCGGCAAGGGCTCCAGCGGCAGCCAACTGGAAGGCATGTGA
- a CDS encoding YciI family protein encodes MQYMFIMRSTDEAKEAFKDMPMEEVINQMGAYNESMINAGVLLAGEGLADVTQDSGFIVDFSEEPPLVTDGPYGETHELFNGFWIIQAASREEAAEWAMRCPLGPGSKLEVRRVTDASDFADFADNEYIRKEEGWRETETKLRSGNA; translated from the coding sequence ATGCAGTACATGTTCATCATGCGTTCCACCGACGAGGCGAAGGAGGCCTTCAAGGACATGCCCATGGAAGAGGTCATCAACCAAATGGGCGCCTACAACGAGTCAATGATCAACGCGGGGGTCCTGCTGGCCGGAGAGGGACTTGCCGACGTCACCCAGGACAGCGGTTTTATCGTCGACTTCTCAGAGGAACCACCGCTGGTAACCGACGGCCCCTACGGCGAGACCCATGAGCTCTTCAACGGATTCTGGATCATCCAGGCCGCGTCCAGGGAGGAGGCAGCGGAGTGGGCCATGCGCTGCCCGCTCGGTCCGGGATCGAAGCTGGAGGTGCGCAGGGTGACGGACGCCAGCGACTTCGCGGACTTTGCCGACAATGAGTACATCCGCAAGGAGGAAGGCTGGCGGGAAACTGAAACCAAGCTGCGCTCCGGGAACGCCTAG
- a CDS encoding sugar phosphate isomerase/epimerase family protein: MTRPITLFTGQWADLPFEEVARLAGEWGYDGLEIACWGDHLDVWRAVEDDEYLQERLDILKRNNLSVYAISNHLNGQAVCDDPIDERHQGIVSTRVWGDGDPEGVRTRAAEELKMTARAAARLGVNTVTGFTGSSIWKTVAMFPPVPDGMIERGYQDFADRWNPIIDVFDEVGVRFALEVHPSEIAYDYWTAKRTLEAIGHREGFGLNFDPSHFIWQDLDPAAFLYDFQDRIYHVHVKESVKQLDGRNGRLGSHLPWGDPRRGWDFVTAGHGDVPWERIFRMLNAIGYSGPTSVEWEDAGMDRLVGGPGALALVRSLAQITPPDAAFDSAFATK; this comes from the coding sequence ATGACACGCCCAATTACCTTGTTCACGGGCCAGTGGGCCGACCTTCCGTTCGAGGAAGTGGCCCGGCTCGCCGGAGAGTGGGGCTACGACGGCTTGGAGATCGCCTGCTGGGGCGATCACCTGGATGTTTGGCGGGCGGTGGAAGACGACGAGTACCTGCAGGAGCGCCTGGATATCCTCAAGCGCAACAACCTCTCCGTCTATGCGATTTCCAACCACCTCAACGGCCAGGCCGTCTGCGACGATCCCATCGACGAACGGCACCAGGGGATAGTCTCCACCCGCGTTTGGGGCGACGGCGATCCTGAGGGCGTGCGCACCCGGGCTGCCGAGGAACTCAAGATGACCGCCCGGGCCGCTGCCCGGCTTGGGGTCAACACGGTCACCGGCTTCACCGGTTCCTCCATCTGGAAGACGGTGGCAATGTTCCCGCCGGTGCCCGATGGCATGATCGAGCGCGGCTACCAGGATTTCGCGGACCGTTGGAATCCCATCATTGACGTCTTTGACGAAGTGGGGGTGCGCTTCGCCTTGGAGGTCCATCCCTCCGAAATCGCCTATGACTACTGGACGGCCAAGCGCACCCTGGAAGCCATCGGTCACCGTGAAGGCTTTGGCCTGAACTTCGACCCCTCGCACTTCATTTGGCAGGACCTCGACCCCGCTGCCTTCCTGTACGACTTCCAGGACCGGATTTATCACGTCCATGTGAAGGAATCGGTCAAGCAGCTGGACGGCCGCAACGGCCGCCTGGGGTCCCACCTTCCCTGGGGCGATCCGCGCCGCGGTTGGGACTTTGTCACCGCCGGGCACGGCGATGTGCCGTGGGAGCGTATTTTCCGGATGCTGAACGCCATCGGCTACAGCGGTCCCACCAGCGTCGAATGGGAGGATGCCGGCATGGATCGTCTGGTCGGCGGCCCTGGAGCCCTGGCCCTGGTTCGGTCCCTGGCACAAATCACCCCGCCGGACGCCGCCTTCGATTCAGCTTTTGCAACCAAGTAA
- a CDS encoding RNA polymerase sigma factor, with the protein MPDPEEEAPQAAAVSRRLEAVWRIEGARIVAALARVTGNMGFAEDVAQEALADALVQWPRTGVPRNPAAWLTTVAKRRAIDAWRRAERLEDRYQVLAARLPEDDGVEWNPVPDDVLRLIFTACHPVLPHQSQVILTLRTVAGLNTGQIARLFMLPSATVQQRIVRAKKTLAAARVPFEVPEPSGWGPRLGGVLGVVYLMFTEGYAATAGEAWIRLDLAGEALRIGRILAGLVPQEPEVHALVALMEFSASRFAARTRPDGAAVLLGDQDRTRWDRAQIQRGRAALARADALGRGRGSYALQAAIAQCHAGAPDVARTDWQHIVLLYEALGRLAPSPVVELNRAVAVSMATGPATALAMVDRLAQQGQLRGSHLLPSVRAELLLRLGRREEARSDFAAAAELAANDREREVLQRRAAEP; encoded by the coding sequence ATGCCGGACCCGGAGGAAGAGGCCCCGCAGGCGGCGGCTGTCAGCCGCCGCCTCGAGGCGGTATGGCGCATCGAGGGTGCCCGCATAGTGGCGGCGCTGGCCCGCGTCACCGGAAACATGGGGTTTGCTGAAGACGTTGCACAGGAGGCCCTCGCCGACGCCCTGGTGCAGTGGCCCCGGACGGGGGTGCCGCGCAATCCGGCAGCCTGGCTGACCACCGTGGCCAAGCGCAGAGCCATCGATGCATGGCGCCGGGCCGAGCGGCTTGAAGACAGGTACCAGGTGCTGGCAGCCCGCCTGCCGGAGGACGACGGCGTGGAGTGGAACCCGGTTCCGGATGACGTGCTTCGGCTCATCTTTACGGCGTGCCATCCAGTGCTGCCGCACCAGTCCCAGGTGATCCTGACCCTGCGGACAGTGGCCGGACTGAACACCGGGCAGATTGCACGGCTCTTTATGCTTCCCAGCGCCACCGTTCAGCAGCGCATCGTGCGGGCGAAGAAAACCCTGGCCGCGGCCAGGGTCCCCTTCGAAGTGCCTGAACCGAGCGGCTGGGGTCCGCGCCTGGGCGGGGTGCTCGGCGTCGTGTATCTGATGTTCACCGAAGGGTATGCGGCAACGGCCGGAGAAGCGTGGATTCGGCTGGACCTGGCCGGGGAGGCCCTGCGGATCGGGCGGATCCTGGCCGGGTTGGTGCCGCAGGAGCCGGAAGTGCATGCGCTGGTTGCCCTGATGGAGTTCTCCGCCTCGCGGTTTGCGGCGCGGACCCGCCCGGACGGAGCCGCGGTGCTGCTCGGTGACCAGGACCGCACGCGGTGGGACCGGGCGCAGATTCAGCGGGGCAGGGCTGCGCTGGCCCGCGCCGATGCGCTGGGACGGGGACGGGGCAGCTACGCGCTCCAGGCAGCCATCGCCCAGTGCCATGCCGGTGCCCCCGATGTGGCCCGCACCGACTGGCAGCACATCGTGCTGCTGTATGAAGCCCTGGGACGCCTGGCGCCCAGCCCCGTGGTGGAGCTTAACCGGGCGGTGGCTGTCTCCATGGCCACCGGCCCGGCCACCGCCCTGGCCATGGTCGACCGGCTGGCGCAGCAGGGGCAACTGCGCGGATCGCATTTACTGCCCAGCGTCCGTGCGGAACTGCTGCTGCGCTTGGGCCGGCGGGAGGAGGCGCGTTCCGATTTCGCCGCGGCGGCTGAACTGGCGGCGAACGACCGTGAACGCGAGGTCCTGCAACGCCGCGCCGCCGAACCCTGA
- a CDS encoding carbohydrate ABC transporter permease, which translates to MTATATKRADSSGPSAARPAARRGQRWRKLNYAGGAAGWIWLAIIIIPVYYVVITSLKTSAGYFSQNPLAVPASPTLENYRMVLEADFAKYFMNSAIITIGTVIPAVAVSFMASFAIVRGNSRFLRFSNGLFLLGLAIPLQATIIPIYLMIIRLNLYDSLLALVLPSIAFAIPLTVLILSNFIRDVPNELFESMRLDGCSEWQTMWRLALPLTKPAIVTVGIYNALGVWNGFLLPLILTQSPDLRVLPLALWTFQGQYSVNIPAVLASVVLTTLPILVLYIVGRRQLLSGLTAGFSK; encoded by the coding sequence ATGACTGCAACAGCAACCAAACGGGCGGATTCCTCCGGCCCCTCCGCCGCCAGACCTGCCGCCCGGCGCGGCCAGCGGTGGCGGAAACTGAACTACGCCGGGGGAGCGGCCGGCTGGATCTGGCTGGCCATCATCATCATCCCGGTGTATTACGTGGTGATCACCAGCCTGAAAACATCGGCCGGGTACTTCTCCCAGAATCCGCTGGCCGTGCCGGCGTCTCCAACCCTGGAGAACTACCGGATGGTGCTCGAGGCGGACTTTGCCAAGTACTTCATGAACAGCGCCATCATCACCATTGGTACCGTCATCCCGGCGGTGGCCGTCTCCTTCATGGCATCCTTCGCCATTGTGCGCGGCAACAGCCGGTTCCTGAGGTTCAGCAACGGATTGTTCCTGCTCGGGCTGGCCATTCCACTGCAGGCCACCATCATTCCCATTTACCTGATGATCATCCGGCTGAATCTCTATGACAGCCTCCTGGCGCTGGTCCTGCCCTCCATTGCCTTTGCCATTCCGCTGACCGTCCTGATCCTGTCGAACTTTATCCGCGACGTGCCAAACGAACTGTTCGAGTCAATGCGCCTGGACGGCTGCAGCGAATGGCAGACCATGTGGCGGCTTGCACTGCCGCTGACGAAGCCCGCCATTGTCACGGTGGGCATCTACAACGCCCTGGGCGTCTGGAACGGTTTCCTGCTGCCGCTGATCCTCACCCAGAGTCCGGACCTGCGCGTCCTTCCCCTGGCGCTGTGGACCTTCCAGGGCCAGTACAGTGTCAACATTCCGGCGGTCCTGGCCTCAGTGGTCCTGACCACCCTGCCCATCCTCGTGCTGTACATAGTCGGCCGCAGGCAGCTGCTCAGCGGACTCACCGCCGGATTCAGCAAATAG